The Alloyangia pacifica DNA segment CCGGGGTTGATGCGCAGGCAAGCGGCGCCGGCCAAGGCGCTCTCGATGCCGCGCTTGTAATGGAAATGGATGTCGGCGACGATCGGCACCGGGCTTTCTCGAACGATCTCCTTCAGCGCCTTCGAGCTGGCCTCGTCGGGCACAGAGACGCGGACGATATCGGCCCCGGCCTCGGCGGCGCGCTGCACCTGTTCGATGGTGCCGCGGACATCGGTGGTGACGGTGTTGGTCATGGTCTGCACCGAGATCGGTGCATCCCCGCCCACCGGCACGTTGCCCACCATGATCTGCCGGGACTTGCGGCGCTCGATGCTGCGCCAAGGGCGGATCGGGTTGTGGCTCATGAGCTGGACGCCTCCTGAGGGCAAACGTTGGTATTCGGCCTCAACATAGCGTCCGCGGCCGGGCGAAACCAGAGGCCAGCGGCGGCAGAGTGCAGATGGAAAAGCGCAAAGGCGTGAGGATGGGCTCAGTCAGTCTGGACCAGATCGCTGCTCAGCTCGGCCACGACCCGCGACAGATCGGCATCCCGGCTGAGATCAGCGACCTTGAAGGCCGAAGTCAGATGCTCGACCGAAAGCGGCAGGTTCTTGGTCACCGTGCCGGCGGCGCCGACCGGACCGTAGGTCTGCCCGTTCACCGCGAAGTAGACTGCACCGGACTCTCCGACCCGCACGTTGGCCGGGTCCTGCATGGCGGGGGCTGTCCATGTGTCGCCCGCGCGCATGGTCTTCTCGAAGATCACCGAGCCGTCCGCCGACCGCACGCGCACCCAAGCCGGGCGCACTGCGATCATCGTCACCCCGGGGGCGCTGTCCTGCAGAACCTTGGGCGCGCCGGACTGGCTCACCGAGGGGGCGGCCTGTGCGAGTTGGGTCTGTGCGGGCGCGGGCACCAGCGTTTGGTTCAGCTTCGCCAGAACGCGCTGAAGATCGCCGTCCTTTGCAGGCTCGGCGGGCTTGTAGGCGGCGGTCACCACCTCGGGCAGCAGCGCCACATCTCGGGTCACTTGGCCCTTTGGACCGAGCGGGCCAAGGGTCTGTCCGTTTGTGGCGAGATAGAGCGCGCCCGACTCGCCGACGGTGAGGCTGGCCTCGGTCTGGCCCTCGGGCACGGTCCAGGTGTCGCCCGGCTCCATAACCCGCTCATAGAGCACGGAGCCGTTCGCGCCGCGCACGCGCACCCAGGCCGGGCGCACGGCGACCAGCGTGACGGTGCTCGCGTTGAGCGCGGTCTGCGCCGGCAGCGGCGCGGGAAGGCTGGCCACCTGCAGCGCGGCCTCGGCAGTGGCGGTGTCCACCTGCGGCAACTGGTTGCGCGCGGCCTCGGCAAAGGCGCCCACGGTCGCGGGGTCCAGCGACGAGATCGGCGCGTCGCGCGCCACCAGAACCGGGACGTCCAGCGCCTTGGGCCGGTAGAGCCGATCCAGCGCCTCGTTCGACGGAGGCGAGAAGGGACCCGCGCCGTCGGCGCTCGCCACCTGTTCGTCGCCCTCTGCGGGCGGCGTGACGGTGGCCTGCACCGGGTCGAGGTCGCTCAGCACCAGCGGCGTCTGGTCAACCGGCGCAATCTGCACCCGCTGCACCTCGCGCAGCACGGCGAAGCCGCCATACCCGATGCCCCCGAGCAGGGCGATCAGCACCAGCAACGAGCCGATGGCGCCGGGCTCGATACGCGAGAAGAAGGAGTCGCCCGCCGGCACGAAGGGCATGCGGGGCTGTTCGAAGATGTCGCGCGCCGCCGGGGCCGGGAAGTTGCCCTGCCCCTTACGGATCGTCGAGGCCTTCTCGGACATGCCATGGGCGACGGCAAAGCCGCTCTCCTCGCAGAAGAGCCGGTAGCACTCGTCGGGGTCCATACCGAGGTAGCGAGCATAGGAGCGCACGTAGCCGGCGATGAAGCCGGGCGTGTCAAAGGCCGAGGGATCGCAGTTCTCGATCGCCGCGATGTAGCTGGCCTTGATGCGCAGCTCGCGCTGCACGTCGAGGAGCGATTTGCCCATGGTGGCACGCTCGCCGCGCATGACATCGCCAAGCTCGAGCGTGAAGTCGTCGAAGCCGCGCGGACCTTCATCCGCGTTCATTTCGTCTTCGGACATGCGAGGGGAATTACGCCCAATCATGCGTTCCGCCTTGTGCTCCACCGTCTCAGACTGCGCCTGCCAAATCACGGGCTCGCGATTCGGGTCGCGGCCTTTATTGAGGCTACGTTAGCACAGAACAACTGAAATTACACAAAATCAGGGGGTCATCGGCGCCCTTCTGCGCAGGATGCGTGGCTTTTCCCCATTCCGCGGCGGCCGGTTCCGGAACAAAGCGAGACCCCGCGATTTTGGAAACCGCGGGGCCGAAATAGCGCAGCGTTAGCGCCTAAGATCGCGATGGACCGCGCGGTTCAGGCGCTCATGTCCTGCCGGTTGAGCGCACAATGCGACCAGAGCGCATCCATGGCCTGGATCAGCTTGTTCATCTCGTTCGGACCATGCACCGGCGAGGGGGTGAAGCGGAGCCGCTCGGTGCCACGCGGCACGGTCGGGAAGTTGATCGGCTGCACATAGATGCCGTAGCCCTCGAGCAGCATGTCCGAGAGCTTCTTGGTGTGCACCGGGTTGCCGACGATCACCGGCACGATGTGCGAGCCGTGGTCGATGATCGGCATGCCCAGGCCCTTCAGCCGCAGCTTGAGGATCTTCGCCTGGGTCTGGTGCCGCTCGCGCAGCGCCTGGTCCTGCTTGAGATGGGCAATCGAGGCCGCCGCCCCCGCTGCAACCGCCGGCGGGATCGAAGTCGTGAAGATGAAGCCTGGTGCATAGGAGCGCACCGCGTCACACATCTTCTCGGACGCTGCGATATAGCCGCCGAACACGCCGAAGGCCTTGCCGAGGGTGCCGTTGATGATGTCGAGCCGGTGCAGCAGGTTGTCGCGCTCGGCAACACCGCCGCCGCGCGGGCCGTACATGCCCACCGCATGCACCTCGTCAAGATAGGTCAGCGCGCCGAACTCATCGGCCAGATCGCAGAGCGCCTCGATTGGGCCGAAGTCGCCGTCCATCGAGTAGACCGATTCAAACGCAATGAGCTTCGGCGCGGCGGGATCGTCGGCCTCCATCAACTCGCGCAGGTGCTGCACGTCGTTGTGGCGGAAGATGCGCTTGGCACCGCCGTTGCGCTTGATCCCCTCGATCATCGAGGCGTGGTTCAGCTCGTCCGAATAGATGATCAGCCCGGGAAAGAGCTTCGGCAGGGTCGAGAGCGTGGCATCGTTGGCGATATAGGCCGAGGAGAAGACCAGAGCCGCCTCTTTCTGGTGCAGATCGGCCAGTTCGGCCTCGAGCCGCTTGTGATAGACGGTCGTGCCCGAGATGTTGCGCGTGCCACCCGAGCCGGCACCGGTGGCGTCGATGGCTTCGTGCATGGCCGCGAGCACTACAGGGTGCTGGCCCATTCCCAGGTAGTCGTTTCCGCACCAGACAGTGATCGGCATCTCGCTGCCGTCCGGCTTGCGCCAGGTGGCGTGCGGAAAACGGCCGTTCTTGCGCTCGATGTCGATGAAGGTGCGATAGCGCCCCTCGGCGTGGAGACGGTCCAGGGCTTCGTCGAGCTTCGCGGTGTAGTCCACCGGTATCTCCTTCCTTCATCTTGCAGAGGCCGCGTTCTGCGCAGCACTTATACGGTCTAAGGGGCCGCATTCATGGTCGTGAATGGATACCGTCCGGGCCGCCCCATGTCCACGCTTTAGAATGAGACTAACGGTCGCGCCCTTGATTTAAATCAAGACTTTTGGACTAAGGTTTCAAGGTCAGGTTTCCCATAGTGCCCTGTTGCGCCCAATAGGCGCCAGGTCGCTGCACCGCCAGGCAAGGCACACGACTGGCCTCCGGCGCAGACATTTCGCGCCCCAACCCCTGATTTTCAGGGGCGCTGAGGCGGCTTGCTGCCGGGCTGGCCTCCGAGATCTTGCGGTCTGGACAGCGGCGGGCCCGGTGATACGCTCCGCGCAACTCGCAAGAAGGAACACCCAAATGGCTCAAGAAAACGTGTCCCTCGACACCGTCCTCACAAAGATCGATGCCGATCTTCCGGTCGCGCTCGACCGCCTGCTCGAGCTTCTGCGAATCCCTTCGATCTCGACCGATCCCGCCTACAAGGAGGCCTGCGACAAGGCCGCGGACTGGCTCGTGGCGGATCTCGCCAGCATCGGCGTTGAGGCCAGCAAGCGCCCCAC contains these protein-coding regions:
- a CDS encoding helix-turn-helix domain-containing protein, with amino-acid sequence MNADEGPRGFDDFTLELGDVMRGERATMGKSLLDVQRELRIKASYIAAIENCDPSAFDTPGFIAGYVRSYARYLGMDPDECYRLFCEESGFAVAHGMSEKASTIRKGQGNFPAPAARDIFEQPRMPFVPAGDSFFSRIEPGAIGSLLVLIALLGGIGYGGFAVLREVQRVQIAPVDQTPLVLSDLDPVQATVTPPAEGDEQVASADGAGPFSPPSNEALDRLYRPKALDVPVLVARDAPISSLDPATVGAFAEAARNQLPQVDTATAEAALQVASLPAPLPAQTALNASTVTLVAVRPAWVRVRGANGSVLYERVMEPGDTWTVPEGQTEASLTVGESGALYLATNGQTLGPLGPKGQVTRDVALLPEVVTAAYKPAEPAKDGDLQRVLAKLNQTLVPAPAQTQLAQAAPSVSQSGAPKVLQDSAPGVTMIAVRPAWVRVRSADGSVIFEKTMRAGDTWTAPAMQDPANVRVGESGAVYFAVNGQTYGPVGAAGTVTKNLPLSVEHLTSAFKVADLSRDADLSRVVAELSSDLVQTD
- the hemA gene encoding 5-aminolevulinate synthase; this encodes MDYTAKLDEALDRLHAEGRYRTFIDIERKNGRFPHATWRKPDGSEMPITVWCGNDYLGMGQHPVVLAAMHEAIDATGAGSGGTRNISGTTVYHKRLEAELADLHQKEAALVFSSAYIANDATLSTLPKLFPGLIIYSDELNHASMIEGIKRNGGAKRIFRHNDVQHLRELMEADDPAAPKLIAFESVYSMDGDFGPIEALCDLADEFGALTYLDEVHAVGMYGPRGGGVAERDNLLHRLDIINGTLGKAFGVFGGYIAASEKMCDAVRSYAPGFIFTTSIPPAVAAGAAASIAHLKQDQALRERHQTQAKILKLRLKGLGMPIIDHGSHIVPVIVGNPVHTKKLSDMLLEGYGIYVQPINFPTVPRGTERLRFTPSPVHGPNEMNKLIQAMDALWSHCALNRQDMSA